In the genome of Carnobacterium pleistocenium FTR1, one region contains:
- a CDS encoding pyridoxamine 5'-phosphate oxidase family protein, which produces MNQIETYNEILNGSSYLALATSVEGRANVRVVNYYENPVIPGVLYIRTKKDKQKVAEFTANPVVAFSTIIKSKYEYIRVQNAIIEQCTEPLSEEIKMAFIKREPNFVAKKDGTIFFAIHFQSASVTINPTSPSLTVKF; this is translated from the coding sequence ATGAATCAAATTGAAACGTATAATGAAATATTAAATGGAAGCAGTTATTTAGCTTTGGCTACATCTGTTGAGGGAAGAGCCAATGTGCGAGTCGTGAATTATTATGAAAATCCGGTTATACCAGGAGTTTTATACATTCGAACAAAAAAAGATAAACAAAAAGTTGCTGAATTCACTGCAAATCCGGTCGTGGCTTTTTCAACTATCATCAAGTCTAAGTACGAGTATATTCGTGTGCAAAATGCCATTATTGAACAGTGTACAGAACCATTGTCAGAGGAAATAAAAATGGCATTTATAAAACGTGAGCCAAACTTTGTTGCAAAAAAAGATGGGACTATCTTTTTTGCCATCCATTTCCAATCTGCATCTGTTACAATAAACCCGACTAGTCCATCTTTAACAGTTAAGTTCTAA
- the lepB gene encoding signal peptidase I produces the protein MKKNLKQYVIFIILTVIIYLFIRGFLFFMIVVPSPSMYPTIDIGDRIVTTRIHQVEKINRGDILVFDSQELDETLVKRVIGLPNDRIEIFENGEVWVNGSILNEEYVAFNGTESGLYTVPENHYFFLGDYRIHSLDSRKWDDPYISEESLLGKAQWILTPWERSGEL, from the coding sequence ATGAAAAAAAACTTGAAACAGTATGTTATTTTTATCATACTTACCGTAATAATCTATTTATTCATAAGAGGATTTCTATTTTTTATGATAGTCGTTCCTAGTCCCTCTATGTACCCGACCATTGATATCGGGGATCGGATAGTTACAACCCGCATTCACCAAGTAGAGAAAATCAATAGGGGAGACATTCTTGTGTTTGATTCCCAAGAGCTAGATGAAACACTCGTTAAAAGAGTGATTGGTCTTCCAAACGATCGGATCGAAATTTTTGAGAATGGGGAAGTATGGGTGAATGGTTCGATACTAAATGAAGAATATGTTGCGTTCAATGGCACCGAATCTGGGTTATACACGGTACCTGAAAATCATTATTTCTTTTTAGGAGATTACCGAATCCATTCGCTGGATAGCCGAAAATGGGATGATCCATATATTTCAGAAGAAAGTCTTCTCGGAAAAGCCCAATGGATTCTTACTCCATGGGAGCGATCAGGAGAATTATAA
- a CDS encoding ArsR/SmtB family transcription factor, whose product MEQDYKVYAKALKVLSDETRLKIMDLLGDGELCACDLLREFSITQPTLSYHMKTLCDSGLVVSRKDGSMVKYTIDHESLDALKAFFKHMSSGMPV is encoded by the coding sequence ATGGAACAAGATTATAAAGTATATGCAAAAGCTTTAAAAGTTTTATCAGATGAAACAAGGCTAAAAATCATGGATTTGTTAGGAGATGGTGAATTATGTGCTTGCGATTTATTGAGAGAATTTTCAATCACGCAGCCTACGCTTTCTTACCACATGAAAACCTTGTGTGACAGCGGTTTGGTTGTCAGCAGAAAAGACGGCAGTATGGTGAAATATACCATCGACCACGAATCTTTAGATGCTTTGAAGGCTTTTTTTAAGCACATGTCTAGTGGGATGCCTGTATAA
- a CDS encoding DUF6448 family protein: protein MNKPFLITSAATLSAVGVMFFAPVTASAHCDTMDGPVIGDAQTAIKENNINYIAKWVTPEEESELTDIFNQTMEVRDDSPEAQELADQYLFENLVRVHRAGEGAPYSGVKPEGTPMAEEIVAADESIKVGNLDPLKDLVESEKIPELEESLNDVLATKDFDTDDLDAGREYVMNYVTFTHMAEGEELEGGHVEESHEAAEQEEVEEEEAVEVDETEVEKATINWLSWGLAGLFFITTIIGFSKKKAK, encoded by the coding sequence ATGAATAAACCCTTCTTGATAACAAGTGCAGCCACTTTGTCAGCAGTAGGAGTCATGTTTTTCGCACCTGTTACAGCGAGTGCGCATTGTGACACTATGGACGGTCCGGTTATTGGGGACGCGCAAACAGCTATTAAAGAAAACAATATCAACTATATCGCTAAATGGGTAACACCTGAAGAAGAATCCGAATTAACAGACATTTTTAACCAAACAATGGAAGTAAGGGATGATAGCCCAGAAGCGCAAGAACTAGCTGATCAATACTTATTTGAAAATCTAGTTCGAGTTCATCGTGCTGGAGAAGGAGCACCTTATAGTGGAGTAAAACCAGAAGGAACTCCGATGGCTGAAGAAATAGTGGCAGCGGATGAAAGTATTAAAGTAGGGAACTTAGATCCATTGAAAGATTTAGTAGAATCTGAAAAAATACCAGAATTAGAAGAGAGCTTGAATGATGTATTGGCAACAAAAGATTTTGATACGGATGACCTAGATGCAGGTAGAGAATACGTCATGAACTATGTGACATTCACCCACATGGCAGAAGGTGAGGAATTAGAAGGAGGACATGTTGAAGAAAGTCATGAAGCAGCAGAACAAGAAGAAGTAGAAGAAGAAGAAGCTGTTGAAGTCGATGAGACCGAAGTCGAAAAAGCAACAATAAATTGGCTTTCTTGGGGACTAGCAGGTCTATTCTTCATCACCACCATTATTGGATTCAGTAAAAAAAAAGCAAAATAA
- a CDS encoding Dps family protein: MTEEHTHESQQHGEHEHKEQTTEELHQVEMTQEKHDHHNPTAAAMTNHIISNQAFLHVKLHQYHWYVKGPHFFTLHAKFEELYDENSKYYDEIAERLIASGDKPASTNEEYTKYSLVAESPKDKYLSGEEMVEKLVDDYRMTRDLTMRTILLAQKEGDNGLEDVMIGYKKYLDKTIWMLQAFLGKSALEGEEDDE, from the coding sequence ATGACTGAAGAACACACACACGAATCACAACAACATGGAGAACACGAACACAAAGAACAAACAACAGAAGAACTGCACCAAGTGGAGATGACTCAAGAAAAACACGATCACCACAACCCAACGGCTGCCGCTATGACGAATCACATTATTTCAAATCAAGCTTTCTTACATGTGAAATTACACCAATATCATTGGTATGTTAAAGGTCCACATTTCTTTACGCTACATGCAAAATTTGAAGAATTATACGATGAAAATAGTAAGTATTATGACGAAATTGCAGAACGATTGATTGCCTCAGGTGATAAACCAGCATCAACGAATGAAGAGTATACGAAATATAGTTTGGTCGCTGAATCGCCTAAAGATAAATATTTATCAGGTGAAGAAATGGTCGAAAAATTAGTAGATGATTATCGCATGACGAGAGATTTAACAATGAGAACAATTCTTTTGGCACAAAAAGAAGGCGACAACGGGCTAGAAGATGTTATGATCGGGTACAAAAAATACTTGGATAAAACAATTTGGATGTTGCAAGCTTTTCTAGGTAAATCAGCTCTTGAAGGGGAAGAAGACGATGAATAA
- a CDS encoding cob(I)yrinic acid a,c-diamide adenosyltransferase, protein MQYYTKRGDQGNTNIITGRTVRKDSSRVEAYGTIDELNSLIGLIISQVDGGNRELKDELLMIQHFLFDCGTDLAVPDEKIPYKITEEETRFLEQRIDYYTPIPVEVDKFIIPGGSPLAAHMQLARTVTRRAERRIVTFINEEEKTNRHVLIFVNRLSDYFFALGRVVNHNEGIKEPLYERGGTVFHESFKTADKRMKKED, encoded by the coding sequence ATGCAGTATTATACAAAAAGAGGCGATCAAGGCAATACGAATATTATAACAGGTAGAACGGTACGGAAAGACTCTTCTCGAGTAGAAGCTTATGGTACGATTGATGAATTAAATTCCTTAATAGGGCTTATTATCAGTCAGGTCGATGGGGGAAATCGGGAATTAAAAGATGAACTTCTTATGATTCAGCATTTCTTATTCGATTGTGGCACCGATTTAGCAGTACCTGATGAAAAAATACCCTATAAGATTACGGAAGAAGAAACTAGATTTTTGGAACAACGAATCGATTACTATACACCCATTCCTGTAGAAGTTGATAAATTTATTATTCCAGGGGGTTCTCCTTTGGCTGCACATATGCAATTGGCTAGAACAGTGACTAGAAGAGCAGAAAGAAGAATTGTAACTTTTATTAACGAAGAAGAAAAAACAAATAGGCACGTACTAATATTTGTGAACCGTTTGTCTGATTACTTTTTTGCATTGGGTCGAGTCGTAAACCATAATGAGGGCATCAAAGAACCGCTTTATGAACGTGGAGGAACGGTATTTCATGAAAGTTTCAAAACAGCTGATAAAAGAATGAAAAAAGAAGACTGA